In Pradoshia eiseniae, the genomic window TGAAAAAAAACTTAAGTGAGGTTGAGTGATATCTTTCATATTGTGCCTAACAGGGGTATTACTTCAATATCAAGAGCTGTAATCAGTTCTTTTTTTTATTCCACAAACGGGGCAGCATTCCCGTAATAAATGAAAAGTGTGGGTTAAGTTTGTGAAACTACGTATTTAAACTATCAGGGCTTTAGCTCAATAACGCAGACAGCAAAAAAGCTGTCTCTTTTTTATGGCATTAGCAACAATCCTTATGAAAACAGCCTTTTGATTTGCTCTTTCTTGAGAAACGGCTATCAGATGAAAAATTGGAGGAAGCCTATCAGTTAATTAGTAATCTAATGCATATTCGCTTGAGAGACTGTGTTTTCGGAAGGAATGCTTTATATATACAGTATGTTCCAATCGAACAGGCAGAGAATTTGGCGGTTGAGGTAAATGACACGTTATTGAAATTTATAAATAGCTAAATATACGGCTGTTTATTGGTTTATTAAGATAATAAAACTGCTAGGTTCTTAGAAAGTCCATTTTCCTCAATGTCTAATGGGAAAGTTGCTTGAACACCGTTTTTTTCATCGTCATCGATATTTTGGCTAAGTTCCTTAGTTAATTTGCGGCATTAGCAAAATGCATATAGCGAGGTGCTAAAGCGGGTATTGAACCCATATATTAACTTTTAGAAAGGAGATGAAGGAATGGATAAAAAAGTAATCGGTGTTTATGATAATGGTCAGGATGCTGTACGGGAAGTGGAAAGATTACAAAAACAAGGGTATCGAACAGAAGATATTTCCGTAGTGGTGAAGGATAAAGAAAAGGCTGATAAAATCACATCTAAGACTAATACAAATGTTGAAAGTGGTCTCGCAGCAGGGGCAACTACAGGTGGAATCTTGGGAGGGTTAACAGGATTATTGGCAGGTATTGGTGCAATGATAATCCCAGGTATTGGACCAATTGTTGCAGCAGGGCCTATTGCTACAACATTGGGAGGAATTGCAGCCGGCGTTGGAGCTGGTGGATTGACCGGTGCGCTGGTTGGAATGGGTATTCCTAAAGATACAGCTGATCAATATGTTAATTATGTTGAAAAGGGTAAGATTCTTATATTAGTCGACTCCGAATCACAAAAGAAATATGCAGCTCGTGATATGTATGAAAGGTCGGATGACCCATCTGTAGCGCAACGCGAAGTGAAAGTAACTATAAATCCAGACACTGGTGGACTTAAGAGGAAAAGATAGTTATAAATAATAAATTGAAGTGAACGATTCCTTGATGACTTCTTTCTTTTACCTAAAAGTACGTCACTTTCTTTGATCGTATAATCGAAAAGATACTAGTATCTATAATATATATAAGATTATGTAAGATATCAGCATACTGAGGGAATGCAGATAACCCAACAATTCACATGAAAAAGGAGCTTTGGAATTCCCCGAAGCTCTTTTTTATTGATGATGATTATTTTCGTACTAAACTAAAACTCTTTACTCCACTCGTCATCTAAAATAGGACCATCTTCAGCGATATACTCAATAATAACCGAACCGCTTTGTAATTTCCCTTCGCTTTGAAGGAAAGATATGAATTCATCAACGAATTTTTCGTCCTCGTCGCTCTTTTTTCGAGGAACAGTAATTCGGATAGTAGGAGCAACATCAAACTCTGCATAACTTTTAGGATTAAGAGGATCAATACCTAATTCATTCCCTATTGTTTCATTGTTAAAGAAAACGTGGAAATCAGTTGTTTCTTTAAGATTCTCTTTAATGAATGGACCTATTTCAGTTTTAATGTCATTCGTCCATTTATCGGCAATGTAAGTATCAACCATTTGTTTTTTTTCATCATCATAATAAACCAAAAATTGTGTATTGGTTATTTTCTCTCTAACCTTTGCGGCATATTCAAATTCAAAGTTCCCCATATTATCAAATAGAGTGTCATAGACTTCGAAGTTATCATTAAAATATTCTTCTAAATATTGCTCTGCTTGGATTCTTACTTGTTCTTCTTTATCTTTATCAGGCGTCATTCCTAATAGAAAAGAAACTATAAGTAGTCCAATTCCTGCTACGATAGCACCCAAGAAAAATAGTGGGATTAGATATTTTTTCAATGAAAGCCCCCTCTCCTTTTAAACCATTTTATCACAAAATTACAAATTATTATGCTGTCGTTGGTTTTGACAAACGTGCGATAAGAACGTAGGAGAAGACTGGCTTTATGAGGAGGGCAGGATTTGGCAAGGGAATAAAAGCAAATTCCTATAACTTTATTAGTATGGCTAAAGATTGGAGTTGGGAAGAAAATTAGTTATTCAACAACAGCGTCATTAATTTAAGGAGGATTAGTGCTCTTTTCTGTTGAACTAATTTATGAAAGAAAATGGCCGGTTAGCGGATATTAGGGAGATGAATCATTTGGGGAATCTTGAAAAATTAATTGCTTGGGTAGAGGATATTAAGGAGAAAAACAGGAGCAGTGCAACGGCATTATATATTATGAAAGATAACGAAATAATATTGGAGCACTATAATGGTTATCATTCCAATACTTCTGGTTCGGCACCAATCACCAGTTCTTCACAATTTAACGTAGCTTCTGCAAGAAAGAGCTACCTTGGTTTAGTGGTTGCTTATGCCCTTTATGAGGGGAAAATCAAGAGCCTCGATGACTGCGCAATAGATTATTTTGGAGACATGGATGAACAGTTGCTAGGAAGAACAACCATACGCCACTTAGTCACCCACTCACATGGGCTGGACAAAAGAGAGGATGGCACTATTTTTCGAGAGTTTGAACCAGGCCAGGGATGGGCTTATAGAAGAATCAATATTGACATGATGATAAGGCTGGTAAATCGTCTATTTAATAGGAGTTTTCCGGAATTTTTAGAGGAAAGGGTGTTTTCGCCTTTAGGATTCAAAGAAACTGCTTGGCAGACAAAAGAGAAGGAATCATTAGTGAAACAAATTGATGATCCAAATGCGGAAGGTTCATTCAATTTAGGGAAGTATGCTGATGGGACGGAGACTAACTTACATACCTCGGCTCGGGAGTTTGCCGAATGGGGGAATCTGCACTTGAATAAAGGGTTTGCCAATGGTAAGCAAATTGTTCCGAGTGAAGTGATTGAAATGGCCACACAAGTTCAAAGCCCTTTATACGATGATCAAAAGCTTCCCCAAAATGGGTTGTTTTGGTTTGTGCAAGGAACTCCTGCTGCACATAGTGAGCTTGGTGAAAGAGTTCCAGAAGGATCCTATCAAATATTAGGAGTAACAGGCCCAACTATCCTTGTTATTCCAAAATATAATGTGGTCGTCGCAAAGATGTATAACAAACGCTATAACTATGGCGGAGATAACTACCTTTACTATTTAAGGGAGTTTAGTAATCTGGTTGCAGACACTTTCCGGGAATAAAGTAGAATTGCTAATTAAACTAATCATGAAAGAATTATTGGTGTTGAGCTGTTGTAAATACACTAGGGGGAGCAAAATTGAATGATGAAGCCTTAAATCGGGTTTATATTAATTGGCAAGAGAAGCTTGACAATAATGA contains:
- a CDS encoding general stress protein, with translation MDKKVIGVYDNGQDAVREVERLQKQGYRTEDISVVVKDKEKADKITSKTNTNVESGLAAGATTGGILGGLTGLLAGIGAMIIPGIGPIVAAGPIATTLGGIAAGVGAGGLTGALVGMGIPKDTADQYVNYVEKGKILILVDSESQKKYAARDMYERSDDPSVAQREVKVTINPDTGGLKRKR
- a CDS encoding serine hydrolase domain-containing protein; protein product: MGNLEKLIAWVEDIKEKNRSSATALYIMKDNEIILEHYNGYHSNTSGSAPITSSSQFNVASARKSYLGLVVAYALYEGKIKSLDDCAIDYFGDMDEQLLGRTTIRHLVTHSHGLDKREDGTIFREFEPGQGWAYRRINIDMMIRLVNRLFNRSFPEFLEERVFSPLGFKETAWQTKEKESLVKQIDDPNAEGSFNLGKYADGTETNLHTSAREFAEWGNLHLNKGFANGKQIVPSEVIEMATQVQSPLYDDQKLPQNGLFWFVQGTPAAHSELGERVPEGSYQILGVTGPTILVIPKYNVVVAKMYNKRYNYGGDNYLYYLREFSNLVADTFRE